Sequence from the Methanothermobacter sp. genome:
TGAGTTCCTCGTCCTCTGCGGCAGTCACAACCTCTGCGGTCATCACGTCCCCCACCATCACATCTCTGGCAGCCTCTGATATGTCATGGAACGTCACTATTCCCGCGAGCTCATCCCCATCGGTTACAGGGTAACCCATGTGCTTCTTTCTGAACATGACATCAAGGGCCTCTCCCACTGTCATGTCAGGTCTGAGTGTTACAGGATCCGGGGTCATCACATCCCCCACGGTCACCCCCTCAAGAAGCGAGGATATTAGGGTTGACTGGTACTCCTGCTCTGCACCTATGTAGATGAAGAGCCCTATCAGTATCAGGAAGAGGTTATAGAAGAGGCCCGTGACCGCCATCATTGCGGCAATGGCCTTACCAAGGTTCGCTGCTATCCTGGTTGCCCTCAGGTAACTCACACGTTCAGCGAGTATCGCCCTCAGTATCCTCCCACCATCCATTGGGAATGCAGGTATAAGATTGAAGAGTGCCAGGACCAGATTAACAGCCAGGAAATCCCCAAGGAATGGTCTGAGGGGTCCTGTGAGGTTCAGGAGGATTGGCACTGCTGTTAACACTGCCATTATCATGTTTGTGAGTGGCCCGGCGATGGATATAAG
This genomic interval carries:
- a CDS encoding CBS domain-containing protein, which translates into the protein MAAVKIFRVLGIPVELDISFLILMVFIYLLTYLGFLSLNLAVLITLVFVVVVIHELAHSYVALRFGVKIRSILLLPIGGVSRMEEIPRVPRQEFLISIAGPLTNMIMAVLTAVPILLNLTGPLRPFLGDFLAVNLVLALFNLIPAFPMDGGRILRAILAERVSYLRATRIAANLGKAIAAMMAVTGLFYNLFLILIGLFIYIGAEQEYQSTLISSLLEGVTVGDVMTPDPVTLRPDMTVGEALDVMFRKKHMGYPVTDGDELAGIVTFHDISEAARDVMVGDVMTAEVVTAAEDEELTSVLEKMNRHQLGRLPVMGDGKLKGIISRTDIIRTLNLMRKGIE